A window from Herbaspirillum sp. meg3 encodes these proteins:
- a CDS encoding diguanylate cyclase, protein MPSPKPRSRNNQSRGRTASFFSFKRAQRAFGDSPSPEELIGKGVRFVKRIYKLRVIGLSIGFFCVAAGFLQNPVGWPLWALLIFHGYIWPHVAYRVALNSKIPYRTERMNLVADTGFGGFWIIAMHGNLVPSAVILAMLSMDNIAAGGTRLFLRGLLGSVFGVLIGLLLLDFRFAPEADLYTVVACLPMLALYPLALGKSTYDMSKKLAERSREFETVSQRDGLTGLLNRRYWESLLIEEFAACHEKKRSSCLLLLDIDHFKNINDTHGHLVGDEVLKNFSQLLKDNLRTDDLIGRYGGEEFVVILQDISLRGAEMLAARLIEEVRRHRNSENMLWGCTISAGLVSFHSDMEAHYSWLQRADHAMYQAKDRGRDCLIVERR, encoded by the coding sequence ATGCCCTCACCCAAACCTCGTTCCCGAAACAACCAATCGCGCGGGCGAACGGCATCGTTTTTTTCTTTCAAACGAGCACAACGTGCTTTCGGCGATTCACCATCGCCGGAAGAGCTGATCGGCAAAGGTGTCCGCTTCGTCAAACGCATCTATAAACTGCGCGTCATCGGCTTGTCGATCGGATTTTTCTGCGTCGCTGCGGGCTTTCTCCAAAACCCCGTCGGCTGGCCGCTGTGGGCGCTGCTGATCTTCCACGGCTACATCTGGCCGCATGTCGCCTATCGCGTCGCGCTCAACAGCAAAATTCCCTATCGCACCGAGCGCATGAACCTGGTCGCTGACACCGGCTTCGGCGGATTCTGGATCATCGCCATGCACGGCAATCTGGTGCCGAGCGCAGTCATTCTCGCCATGCTGTCGATGGACAATATTGCTGCAGGCGGCACCAGGTTGTTCCTGCGCGGCTTGCTCGGCAGTGTGTTCGGGGTACTGATCGGCCTGTTGCTGCTTGACTTCCGGTTTGCGCCGGAGGCTGATCTATACACCGTGGTCGCCTGTCTGCCGATGCTGGCGCTTTATCCGCTGGCGCTGGGCAAATCGACCTACGACATGTCGAAAAAACTCGCCGAACGTTCGCGTGAATTTGAAACCGTCAGCCAACGCGACGGCCTCACCGGCCTGCTCAACCGGCGCTATTGGGAGTCGCTGCTGATCGAAGAATTCGCCGCCTGTCACGAGAAAAAACGGAGCTCCTGCCTGCTGCTGCTCGATATCGATCACTTCAAGAACATCAACGATACGCACGGCCATCTGGTCGGCGATGAAGTGCTGAAGAATTTTTCGCAGCTGCTGAAAGACAACCTGCGTACCGATGACCTCATCGGCCGTTATGGCGGCGAAGAATTTGTCGTCATCCTGCAAGACATCAGCCTGCGCGGAGCGGAAATGCTCGCCGCCCGCCTCATTGAAGAAGTGCGCCGGCATCGCAATTCCGAAAACATGCTCTGGGGATGCACCATCAGCGCCGGACTAGTGAGTTTTCACAGCGATATGGAAGCGCACTACTCCTGGCTCCAACGTGCTGATCATGCGATGTATCAGGCCAAGGATCGCGGACGCGATTGCCTGATTGTGGAAAGACGCTGA
- a CDS encoding YnfA family protein — translation MDAMKTLALFVVTALAEIVGCYLPYLWLKKGATPWLLLPAALSLTLFAWLLTLHPTAAGRIYAAYGGVYVCVAVLWLWAVDAVKPSIWDIVGAAVSLAGMGIIMFAPRSTS, via the coding sequence ATGGATGCCATGAAAACACTCGCTCTTTTTGTTGTCACTGCGCTGGCTGAAATCGTCGGCTGTTACCTGCCCTATCTGTGGCTGAAAAAAGGGGCCACGCCTTGGCTGCTCCTGCCTGCAGCACTCTCTCTGACACTTTTCGCATGGCTGCTCACCCTGCATCCGACGGCCGCCGGCAGAATCTATGCAGCCTATGGCGGCGTCTACGTCTGTGTCGCCGTATTGTGGTTATGGGCTGTTGACGCCGTTAAACCCAGCATCTGGGATATCGTTGGCGCCGCCGTATCGCTGGCAGGCATGGGCATCATCATGTTCGCCCCGCGCTCAACATCCTGA